A genome region from Phycisphaeraceae bacterium includes the following:
- a CDS encoding PEP-CTERM sorting domain-containing protein (PEP-CTERM proteins occur, often in large numbers, in the proteomes of bacteria that also encode an exosortase, a predicted intramembrane cysteine proteinase. The presence of a PEP-CTERM domain at a protein's C-terminus predicts cleavage within the sorting domain, followed by covalent anchoring to some some component of the (usually Gram-negative) cell surface. Many PEP-CTERM proteins exhibit an unusual sequence composition that includes large numbers of potential glycosylation sites. Expression of one such protein has been shown restore the ability of a bacterium to form floc, a type of biofilm.), with translation MPRFTLKIALPFAALIVTGVTSSTSADVLFTGSGWNPEVSSNASGTASFSVSGSSLIVVLTNTTSNRTTAQGNALTGVVFDVVNGGPNLVLSGIALAPGSEIWTSKTASNTTGALAGSWTSVLGSQPLAGYGAATTGFAGAFHGGSITLGNSSPNYGIVANNTFDGTSVPFGGAQFPFIQNSLVLTFSGASGLNEMQIGNVRLLFGTDGTGMIDTQTIPAPGALALLALAAGLTVTRRRR, from the coding sequence ATGCCACGCTTCACGCTCAAGATCGCCCTCCCCTTTGCCGCGCTCATCGTCACAGGTGTCACCTCGAGCACCAGCGCCGATGTGCTCTTCACCGGTTCGGGCTGGAACCCGGAGGTCAGCTCCAACGCCTCGGGAACGGCGAGCTTCTCGGTGAGCGGCAGCTCGCTCATCGTGGTGCTGACGAATACGACCTCGAATCGGACCACCGCCCAGGGCAACGCGCTGACCGGTGTCGTCTTTGATGTCGTCAATGGCGGTCCGAATCTCGTGCTCAGCGGCATTGCATTGGCTCCCGGCAGCGAGATCTGGACGAGCAAGACCGCCTCGAACACGACCGGCGCTCTCGCGGGTTCATGGACCAGCGTGCTCGGCTCCCAGCCGCTTGCCGGATATGGCGCGGCGACCACCGGATTCGCCGGCGCGTTCCATGGCGGCTCGATCACCCTCGGCAACTCGAGCCCCAACTACGGCATCGTCGCGAACAACACCTTCGATGGCACCTCGGTGCCCTTCGGCGGCGCGCAGTTCCCGTTCATCCAGAACTCGCTCGTGCTCACCTTCAGCGGAGCCTCGGGCCTGAACGAAATGCAGATCGGCAATGTGCGTCTGCTTTTCGGCACCGATGGCACCGGGATGATCGACACTCAGACCATCCCTGCGCCTGGTGCGCTGGCGCTCCTCGCACTGGCGGCGGGCCTGACCGTCACGCGCCGGCGGCGATGA